Proteins co-encoded in one Rhopalosiphum maidis isolate BTI-1 chromosome 2, ASM367621v3, whole genome shotgun sequence genomic window:
- the LOC113553392 gene encoding LOW QUALITY PROTEIN: ZZ-type zinc finger-containing protein 3 (The sequence of the model RefSeq protein was modified relative to this genomic sequence to represent the inferred CDS: inserted 1 base in 1 codon) yields MQIIYVMDKQFNNTNNVSNSKTLDATEFYFETDFYLLKNNKDYKNLLKSLAILEVQRCTTIQNIEKLAVLKDDLSKNPLLTLQKILKRDEVGTLKSVTVHSLPDIDWSVYINNDETENEPIKQVCDFNLRHKNVSDKQEPQTNNTTSEMEKPETFKKPWTVEEQLRLEELLIEYPPERNESNRYRKIADALGTRNLRQVCSRVQKYNMKMKKVGSIKTINANSKNLNKKTVSLSHKNIGALLKPTTFIPSTTLIDDVDVYNANRNNFNVSHKNIEMNNKTKLEILDEVLKDKLTEKNSPIVHIDFTCCICQSSPIVGTRWNCNDCPTIGKSTNFCSDCIVDTVRNILXKPPHPMDHIVTPIRTVQVNDDNIDNLVDQNYVPLVFKTQNYLDPNFMV; encoded by the exons ATGCAA ataatttatgtaatggataaacaatttaataataccaataatgtATCCAATTCAAAAACTTTGGACGCAacagaattttattttgaaacagacttttacttattaaaaaataataaagattataaaaatttattgaaatcttTGGCTATACTTGAAGTACAAAGATGTAcaacaattcaaaatattgaaaaacttgCTGTGTTAAAAGatgatttatcaaaaaatcctTTGTTGACTTTGCAGAAAATTCTTAAACGTGATGaagtaggtacattaaaaTCAGTTACTGTTCATTCGTTGCCAGATATTGACTGGtcagtgtatataaataatgatgaaacaGAAAATGAACCAATCAAACAAGTATGCGATTTTAATTTAcgacataaaaatgtttctgaTAAACAAGAACCACAGACAAACAATACAACTTCAGAAATGGAAAAACcagaaacatttaaaaaaccttGGACAGTTGAAGAACAATTGCGTCTTGAAGAACTTTTAATCGAATATCCACCTGAAAGAAATGAAAGTAACAGATACAGAAAAATAGCTGATGCTTTGGGTACAAGAAATTTGAGACAAGTCTGTAGTAGAgttcaaaagtataatatgaaaatgaaaaaagttggttcaattaaaaccattaatgcaaattcaaaaaatttaaataaaaaaactgtatcattaagtcataaaaatattggtgCATTATTAAAACCAACCACATTTATACCATCAACAACATTAATTGATGATGTTGATGTTTATAATGCCAATCGAAATAACTTCAATGTAAgtcacaaaaatattgaaatgaataataaaacaaaattagaaaTCTTAGATGAAGTATTAAAAGACAAacttacagaaaaaaatagtcCTATTGtgcatattgattttacatgtTGCATATGTCAGTCATCCCCTATTGTTGGAACAAGATGGAATTGCAATGATTGTCCTACTATTGGTAAAAGTACTAATTTTTGCAGTGATTGCATAGTTGACACAGTTCGAAACATTC GAAAACCTCCACATCCTATGGATCACATAGTTACTCCTATTAGAACCGTTCAGgtgaatgatgataatattgacAATCTCGTTGACCAAAATTATGTCcctttagtatttaaaactcaaaactACTTGGATCCAAATTTTATGGTAtag
- the LOC113552179 gene encoding uncharacterized protein LOC113552179 produces the protein MPILQIDTNLSKTSVPLEFAIQTCELMAQIFKSPLNFCVVHINTDQDIHWYGLDGPCVLGTLKIVRGSGTISPEQNIGHAEKLVKHISDNLKLTNKNISISFVEQDAANVTIFNTTVLNFLKNKN, from the exons atgccaATTTTGCAAATTGATACCAATTTGTCGAAGACTTCTGTGCCATTAGAATTTGCAATTCAGACTTGTGAACTGATGgcgcaaatatttaaatcaccaTTAAAc ttttgtgtTGTGCACATAAACACTGATCAAGATATACATTGGTATGGATTAGATGGTCCATGTGTTTTGggaacattaaaaatagtacGTGGTTCTGGAACAATCAGTCCTGAACAAAATATTGGACATGCTGAAAAACTTGTAAAGCACATCagtgataatttaaaactaaccaATAAgaa tatatCAATATCATTTGTGGAGCAAGATGCAGCTAACGTTACAATCTTTAATACtactgtattaaattttttaaaaaataaaaattaa
- the LOC113552178 gene encoding splicing factor ESS-2 homolog, giving the protein MAEKKQQTVLPEEEYLESIGKIIERDFFPDLEKWKAQKDYLDAVQQNDTKKLREIYEKYSLSKRLLIEQPDASPDTFETPQPTKGPMSNRTVNPTDLDDGKPDDPKSKDTEIIGLDKFLSNTTSEDNHSFNEIIKEAEIQYKKKNAWLFEGEKKALEMVDKLEVPSIESQASNTERAFNLDSWAFKNKNYIMYIPDGVTLTKDELINMASKRQKIDHSNTRLKLNPFDERHNKQQLCSLAHMQTRQLDGKIGVDGKELTSSTPKINGYGFVKTPSPAPGVNQSPLMTWGEIEGTPFRLDGSDTPLTPHNSGPIFKIPEQPKRERLAHALAEKASESHRNKKIKALETARKQLSTPSPSNLMNSPLDRLNSMSPAAQRLICNRISSDRSRDAALRASYSPSPHTTPSGSPSISGLKGNIKKSTPTPQKKSYEVPKNLTDNLLNINVSKRSRAVDFF; this is encoded by the exons ATGGctgaaaaaaaacaacagaCAGTTTTGCCCGAAGAGGAATATTTAgag agtattggtaaaattatagaaagaGATTTCTTTCCAGATTTGGAGAAATGGAAAGCTCAAAAAGATTATTTAGATGCAGTTCAACAAAATGATACAAAGAAATTAAGAGAAATATATGAAAAGTATAGTTTAAGCAAACGATTGCTTATTGAACAACCAG aTGCAAGCCCAGATACATTTGAGACACCACAACCAACTAAAGGACCAATGAGTAATAGAACTGTTAATCCTACAGATTTAGATGATGGAAAACCTGATGATCCTAAATCAAAAGACACTG aaattatTGGATTGGACAAATTTTTAAGCAATACTACAAGTGAAGATAATCATAGTTTTAATGAAATCATTAAAGAAGctgaaattcaatataaaaaaaag aatgcgTGGTTATTTGAAGGCGAAAAAAAAGCATTAGAAATGGTTGATAAACTTGAAGTACCTTCAATTGAAAGTCAAGCTTCTAATACAGAGCGTGCATTTAATTTAGATTCGTGggcatttaaaaacaaaaactatatcatgtatattccTGATGGAGTAACATTAACAAAAGACGAACTTATTAATATGGCATCTAAACGACAAAAAATTGACCATTCTAACACGAGGCTCAAATTAAACCCATTTGATGAAAGACATAATAAACAGCAACTATGCAGCTTAGCACACATGCAGACAAGACAGTTAGACGGCAAAATTGGAGTTGATGGCAAAGAACTAACTTCTTCTACCCCTAAAATTAACGGTTATGGTTTTGTTAAAACTCCATCTCCTGCTCCTGGTGTTAATCAAAGCCCACTGATGACTTGGGGAGAAATTGAAGGTACTCCATTCCGTTTAGATGGCAGTGACACCCCACTGACTCCTCATAATTCTGGccctattttcaaaatacctGAACAGCCCAAACGTGAAAGATTAGCACACGCACTTGCTGAAAAAGCTAGTGAAAgtcatagaaataaaaaaattaaagcattGGAAACAGCCCGAAAACAGTTATCTAC ACCTTCACCATCCAATTTAATGAATAGTCCATTAGACCGATTGAATTCTATGTCGCCAGCAGCTCAAAGACTTATATGCAACCGAATAAGTAGTGATAGAAGTAGAGATGCTGCTTTAAGAGCATCTTATAGTCCGTCACCACATACAACTCCATCTGGATCACCATCAATTTCTGGATTAAAAGGcaacattaaaaaatctacACCTACCCCTCAGAAAAAATCATATGAAGTACCTAAAAACCTTACTGATaacttattgaatataaatgtttcCAAACGTTCAAGAGCAGtagatttcttttaa
- the LOC113551009 gene encoding macrophage migration inhibitory factor-like, which produces MPTISITTNIPKYKIPSTFLAETSKLISQTLQTPELYIGVRIKAGQQMCWFNDELPCALGNITGTGNFGVDENKHYASIIYDFLEKKIGIPQDRFYLSFVEQKPCNIGVKGTTLEEIIQ; this is translated from the exons atgccAACTATAAGCATTACTACTAACAtaccaaaatacaaaattccgTCAACTTTTTTAGCTGAAACATCAAAATTAATCAGCCAAACACTTCAAACACCAGAACTA TATATTGGTGTGAGAATCAAGGCAGGACAACAGATGTGTTGGTTTAATGATGAATTACCATGTGCATTAGGAAACATAACTGGAACTGGAAACTTTGGAGttgatgaaaataaacattatgcgtcaataatatacgattttcttgaaaaaaaaattggcataCCTCAAGATAG attttatttatcatttgtgGAACAAAAACCATGCAATATTGGTGTCAAAGGCACAACTTTAGAAGAGATTATTCAATAG
- the LOC113554219 gene encoding macrophage migration inhibitory factor homolog, producing the protein MSVLRIDTNVSHVDIDDEFLVLCTEALAKTFQKPKSDILVFVNGDQPIIIAGSTEPAVIVSLLSVDGINANINKLHSAALFPLFTKYLKINENRITIAFSPIEPHAMGHNGKMITQ; encoded by the exons atgtcTGTTCTAAGAATTGATACAAATGTTTCACATGTGGACATTGATGATGAATTTTTAGTGCTGTGTACAGAAGCTCTTGCTAAAACTTTCCAAAAACCAAAATCT gatattttagtatttgttaATGGAGACCAACCCATTATTATTGCTGGTTCTACAGAACCAGCAGTAATTGTATCATTACTCAGCGTAGATGGaataaatgcaaatattaACAAACTCCACTCTGCAGCATTGTTTCcattgtttacaaaatatctaaaaattaatgaaaatag aaTTACAATTGCATTCAGTCCAATTGAGCCTCATGCCATGGGACACAATGGAAAAATGATAActcaataa